The Methanocaldococcus jannaschii DSM 2661 genome has a segment encoding these proteins:
- a CDS encoding helix-turn-helix domain-containing protein, producing the protein MSLAFIDPMIIRSLNKSKLRKKILYLLYKMYPHGIYLSEISRRVRSDPSNVLGCLKGMNGRYNGHFSLIELGLVECVERGGVKIYKLTDYGKKIVEVLKDQDSDFIESLRW; encoded by the coding sequence ATGAGCTTGGCGTTTATTGACCCAATGATTATTAGGTCGCTAAATAAAAGTAAATTAAGAAAGAAGATATTGTATTTGCTGTATAAAATGTATCCTCATGGCATTTATCTATCTGAAATCTCGAGAAGGGTAAGGTCAGACCCAAGTAATGTGCTTGGATGTCTAAAAGGTATGAATGGAAGGTATAACGGCCATTTCTCGCTTATAGAATTAGGATTAGTTGAATGTGTGGAGAGAGGGGGAGTAAAAATATATAAACTAACCGATTATGGAAAGAAAATAGTTGAGGTATTAAAAGACCAGGATAGTGACTTTATAGAATCTTTAAGGTGGTAA
- a CDS encoding class I SAM-dependent DNA methyltransferase: MKFDSAKIENVVGGGSFEIGDDDSKILDEIISEVINDIMPSEIKLKKKIEMIDNTIEYLSYELLVTFIKHGVEFGIFPIIAKYSPKIDDIPLLVKYPNKQFILDYIKTALKLEILKYEDEKIKINEDFELNIKMPKFDKIISDYVMKYNFITHVSRYALISYSHPKIAISFKKDPDIWDMILSSPYYSLCREIASDYLKIDKGDYILDVGCGSRSPKYFIDMIYPEGHYMGVDISKGLLQIAECRIKRLYCDSYELKNIDFTKIIPKEKYDYIICSHTMIYAPSLKQFLNKMMSSIHSGGKIFISEEFILDKNENICKEVFEFYNRLNKRFRGYYSEKDIVDILESLGYDFKIESLGNGILVIEKI, from the coding sequence ATGAAATTTGATTCAGCAAAAATTGAGAATGTGGTTGGGGGAGGGTCATTTGAGATAGGAGATGATGACTCAAAAATATTGGATGAGATTATTAGTGAAGTTATAAACGATATAATGCCATCTGAAATAAAACTAAAAAAGAAAATAGAAATGATTGATAACACTATAGAGTATTTAAGTTATGAATTGCTCGTTACATTTATAAAGCATGGTGTTGAGTTTGGGATTTTCCCAATTATTGCTAAATATTCACCAAAAATAGATGATATTCCATTATTGGTGAAATATCCAAATAAGCAGTTTATCCTTGACTATATAAAAACAGCTTTGAAATTGGAAATTTTAAAATATGAAGATGAAAAAATTAAGATAAACGAAGATTTTGAACTAAATATAAAAATGCCAAAATTTGATAAGATTATTAGTGATTATGTGATGAAATATAACTTTATAACGCATGTATCAAGATACGCTCTAATAAGTTATAGCCATCCAAAGATTGCTATAAGCTTTAAGAAAGACCCTGACATCTGGGATATGATATTAAGTAGTCCATACTATTCATTATGCAGAGAGATTGCCAGTGACTATCTAAAGATTGATAAAGGAGATTATATATTAGATGTTGGTTGTGGTTCAAGGTCTCCAAAATACTTTATAGATATGATATATCCAGAAGGACATTACATGGGAGTGGATATATCTAAGGGACTTTTACAGATTGCAGAATGTAGGATTAAAAGATTGTATTGTGACTCCTATGAACTTAAAAATATAGATTTTACTAAAATAATTCCTAAAGAAAAGTATGATTATATTATATGCTCACATACAATGATATATGCTCCATCATTAAAGCAGTTTCTAAATAAGATGATGTCTTCTATACATAGTGGGGGAAAAATATTCATTTCAGAAGAATTTATACTGGATAAGAATGAAAATATCTGCAAAGAAGTATTTGAGTTCTATAATAGGTTGAATAAAAGGTTTAGGGGGTATTATTCAGAAAAGGATATAGTCGATATTCTTGAATCATTAGGATATGATTTCAAAATTGAAAGCTTAGGAAATGGAATTTTAGTTATTGAAAAGATTTAA
- a CDS encoding radical SAM protein, whose product MKHLILKVTNRCNLNCIYCYANNKNNKDMDFKTAKNAIDYLLNLDNQIKIQFTGGEPLLNFNLIEKIVDYCNDNYSNCNIQYAIQTNATLINEKIAEKIKELDIKVGISIDGLEINDILRPYKNGKPSTLDTLKGMYILKSYNIPFGITTVVTNKNLPYLEEFVKYLIAFGVKSISFDLLKPKKKEHLTLMPNIEEFNKLLNKLGRYPIYIKNLQKRPKDKYCYLNSGDLLFVNEFGDIYLCPTLEGLSCLGNINDKNKIKLPKVKSKGCYAREFLIKTFKK is encoded by the coding sequence ATGAAACATTTAATATTAAAGGTAACAAACAGATGCAATCTAAATTGTATTTACTGCTATGCAAACAACAAAAATAATAAAGATATGGATTTTAAAACAGCTAAAAATGCTATAGATTATTTACTAAACTTAGATAATCAGATAAAAATACAATTCACAGGTGGAGAACCACTTTTAAATTTTAATTTAATTGAAAAGATTGTTGATTACTGTAATGATAATTATAGCAACTGCAATATTCAATATGCCATACAAACTAATGCAACCCTTATAAACGAAAAAATAGCTGAAAAAATTAAAGAACTTGACATAAAAGTTGGTATTAGCATAGATGGATTGGAAATAAATGATATCCTAAGACCTTATAAAAATGGAAAGCCATCAACATTAGATACTTTAAAGGGTATGTATATCTTAAAATCTTATAATATCCCTTTTGGAATAACAACTGTTGTTACAAATAAAAATCTTCCTTATTTAGAAGAATTTGTTAAATATCTAATTGCCTTTGGTGTAAAGAGCATAAGTTTTGATTTATTGAAACCAAAGAAAAAAGAACATTTAACATTAATGCCAAATATTGAAGAATTTAATAAATTGTTAAATAAATTGGGAAGATATCCCATCTACATAAAGAATCTACAAAAAAGGCCAAAAGATAAATATTGCTATTTAAACTCTGGGGATTTACTATTTGTTAATGAATTTGGGGATATTTATTTATGCCCTACATTGGAAGGACTTTCCTGTTTAGGAAATATAAACGATAAAAATAAAATAAAATTACCAAAGGTAAAAAGTAAAGGATGTTATGCGAGAGAGTTCTTGATAAAAACATTTAAAAAATAA
- the cobN gene encoding cobaltochelatase subunit CobN, protein MIKIGFVSTIDSDDLVFEEAYKEIKKYGIEFKILDYKCSRKEFEEFLEFIKEANIVFTKLMGGKNAFKYYDELAEFCKRHNIPFLPLPTISEIHPDLEKDRTVDDDVKNKVVKYLGYEGVYNYKNLLLYLANRFGNLNVEYEEPRPMPWQGIYYKGKYFETLDDYLNYLKELGRDLDKPIIGVLFYRNWFVANNIDYVNDLIDIIENKGAIPIAVFSSHLKNELGSIGTLETFKRFFYKDGKPIVHALINTTMFTLSMGVKAELLKDEPEFLKELNVPILQGIISTGFIEDWKKSVSGLNPIDLIIGMAMPEFDGAIIHFPIGGKEKIKDGEVGVPIIKYRAIRDRAEKIVDLALRYANLKLKSNKDKKIAIIFHNYPPRNDKIASAFGLDSPESVVNILKEMKKRGFIVDEIPKNGTELIKKMLNYATNDKRFLTEEMIKKAVGKVKKEDYEKWFNSLSEKVKQELIKNWGAIPGDVMNFDGELIIPGIINGNVFISVQPPRGFGENPSAIYHSPDLPPTHYYIAFYKWIKDVFKADAIMHIGKHGNLEWLPGKCVGLSNECYPDICMELPNIYPFIVNNPGEGTQAKRRSYATIISHLIPPMTISDLYGDLVELEKSIDDYYETENKEKKEFLKKEILKKIKELKLDEDLLDGKVIDEEINDENFEKLLNKIHDYLETLKNRQINDGLHIMGVPLEGDKLVNMLFMIIRYQFNYLEILAEILDYSWEELNENKGKYHKILDEINEIGLNLLKEYMQYNFDENKIDELKTVKINSKLRDVLKTVSTIYKNLMKVDEEIINAVNALEGFYIPPRVAGAPTKDINCLPTGRNFYSCNPQEIPTKSAYEMGKKLAEDLINKYLKEEGKYPEYIGVIVWGSPTMRTKGDDIGEILYLLGVKPVWNKMGRVVGLEVIPLEELGRPRIDVTLRISGLFRDTFPNVVELIDEAIKMVANLDEPDEMNYVKKHYREEVEEKIKKGIDEKTAKETSLYRIFSDKPGCYGAGVSHLIDEKNWESIEDFAKVYVEWGGYAYGKGYYGVEAKEEFINRLSKIELTVKNEDSQEWDIFEGDDFNSYHGGLIASVTYYSGKKPVSYVGDTSNPNDIRTKHLKEEGKEIFRTKIMNPKWIEGMKRHGYKGAADFSKYVDHMFAWDATSGIIDDWMYEKIAEKYVFDKDMEEFFKENNPYALLNITERLLEAIERGMWKADEEMKEKLRKKYLEIEGMIEEKL, encoded by the coding sequence ATGATAAAGATTGGCTTTGTTTCAACAATAGATAGTGATGATTTAGTTTTTGAAGAAGCATATAAAGAGATTAAAAAATATGGCATTGAATTTAAAATATTGGATTATAAATGTAGCAGAAAGGAGTTTGAAGAATTTTTAGAGTTTATTAAAGAAGCTAATATTGTTTTTACAAAACTCATGGGAGGGAAAAATGCCTTCAAGTATTACGATGAATTGGCTGAGTTTTGTAAAAGGCATAACATCCCATTTCTCCCTCTACCAACAATCTCAGAAATTCATCCAGATTTAGAGAAGGATAGGACAGTAGATGATGACGTAAAGAATAAAGTTGTCAAATATTTGGGATATGAAGGGGTTTATAATTACAAAAATCTTCTTTTATATTTGGCAAATAGGTTTGGAAATTTAAATGTTGAGTATGAAGAACCAAGACCAATGCCATGGCAAGGAATTTACTATAAAGGAAAATACTTTGAAACATTAGATGATTATCTAAACTATCTAAAAGAATTGGGCAGAGATTTAGATAAACCAATTATAGGAGTTTTATTTTATAGAAATTGGTTTGTAGCTAATAACATTGATTATGTTAATGATTTGATTGATATTATTGAGAATAAAGGAGCTATTCCAATAGCTGTTTTTAGCTCTCATTTAAAGAACGAACTCGGCTCTATAGGAACTTTAGAAACATTCAAAAGATTTTTCTACAAAGATGGGAAGCCAATAGTTCATGCCTTAATTAACACTACCATGTTCACTCTTTCAATGGGTGTTAAGGCAGAGTTGTTAAAAGATGAGCCGGAGTTTTTGAAAGAGCTTAATGTTCCAATACTGCAGGGGATTATATCAACTGGATTTATTGAGGATTGGAAAAAGTCAGTATCTGGATTAAATCCAATTGATTTAATTATAGGAATGGCAATGCCAGAGTTTGATGGGGCAATAATACATTTCCCAATTGGTGGGAAGGAGAAGATAAAAGATGGAGAAGTTGGAGTTCCAATTATTAAGTATAGAGCTATAAGAGATAGAGCTGAGAAGATAGTTGATTTAGCCCTAAGATATGCAAATTTAAAATTAAAGTCAAATAAAGATAAAAAAATAGCCATAATTTTCCACAATTATCCACCAAGGAATGACAAGATAGCAAGTGCCTTTGGTTTAGATAGCCCAGAGAGTGTTGTTAATATTTTGAAGGAGATGAAGAAAAGAGGATTTATAGTTGATGAGATTCCAAAGAATGGAACTGAGTTAATAAAAAAGATGTTAAACTATGCCACAAATGATAAGAGATTTCTAACTGAAGAGATGATAAAAAAAGCAGTTGGAAAAGTAAAAAAAGAAGATTACGAGAAGTGGTTTAACTCTCTGTCTGAAAAGGTTAAGCAAGAGCTAATAAAAAATTGGGGAGCCATTCCTGGAGATGTTATGAACTTCGATGGAGAGCTAATAATCCCAGGAATAATTAATGGAAATGTCTTTATCTCAGTTCAGCCACCAAGAGGATTTGGAGAGAATCCCTCTGCCATATACCACTCTCCAGATTTGCCACCAACTCATTACTATATAGCATTTTATAAATGGATTAAGGATGTTTTCAAAGCAGATGCAATTATGCATATAGGAAAGCATGGAAACTTAGAATGGCTTCCTGGGAAGTGTGTTGGCTTATCTAATGAATGCTATCCAGACATCTGCATGGAATTGCCAAATATTTATCCATTTATTGTAAATAATCCTGGAGAAGGAACTCAAGCAAAGAGGAGGAGTTATGCAACAATTATAAGCCATTTAATCCCACCAATGACAATATCTGATTTGTATGGTGATTTAGTAGAGTTAGAAAAGAGTATTGATGACTATTATGAAACAGAGAATAAAGAGAAAAAAGAATTTTTAAAGAAAGAGATTTTAAAGAAGATTAAAGAGCTAAAATTAGATGAAGATTTGTTGGATGGAAAAGTTATAGATGAAGAGATAAATGATGAGAATTTTGAAAAACTCCTAAATAAAATCCACGATTACTTAGAAACTTTAAAGAATAGGCAGATAAATGATGGATTGCATATAATGGGAGTCCCATTGGAAGGAGATAAGTTAGTTAATATGTTATTCATGATTATTAGGTATCAATTCAACTATTTGGAGATTTTGGCAGAGATTTTAGATTACAGTTGGGAAGAGTTAAATGAAAATAAAGGAAAGTATCACAAAATCTTAGATGAAATAAATGAAATAGGATTAAATCTACTAAAAGAGTATATGCAATACAACTTCGATGAAAATAAGATTGATGAGCTAAAAACAGTTAAAATAAACTCTAAATTAAGGGATGTCTTAAAAACCGTCTCGACAATCTATAAAAATCTAATGAAAGTTGATGAAGAGATTATAAATGCAGTAAATGCCTTAGAGGGTTTTTACATCCCTCCAAGAGTTGCAGGAGCTCCTACGAAAGATATAAACTGCCTTCCAACTGGAAGGAACTTTTATTCATGTAATCCGCAAGAGATTCCAACAAAATCTGCATATGAGATGGGTAAAAAATTGGCTGAGGACTTAATTAACAAGTATCTAAAAGAAGAAGGGAAATATCCTGAATATATAGGCGTTATCGTCTGGGGATCTCCAACTATGAGAACAAAAGGAGATGATATTGGAGAGATTTTATATTTATTGGGAGTTAAGCCAGTTTGGAATAAGATGGGAAGAGTTGTTGGTTTAGAAGTTATCCCATTGGAAGAGTTAGGGAGACCAAGGATCGATGTAACTTTGAGAATCTCTGGGTTGTTTAGAGACACTTTTCCAAACGTTGTTGAGCTTATAGATGAAGCAATAAAAATGGTTGCTAATTTAGATGAGCCAGACGAGATGAACTATGTAAAGAAGCATTATAGGGAGGAGGTTGAAGAGAAGATAAAGAAGGGTATTGATGAAAAAACAGCCAAAGAAACCTCATTATATAGGATATTCAGTGATAAACCGGGTTGTTATGGAGCTGGTGTCTCTCATTTAATAGATGAGAAAAACTGGGAATCAATAGAGGACTTTGCAAAGGTTTATGTTGAATGGGGAGGCTATGCTTATGGAAAGGGCTATTATGGAGTAGAGGCAAAAGAAGAGTTTATAAATCGTCTATCAAAGATTGAATTAACAGTTAAAAATGAAGATAGCCAAGAATGGGATATATTTGAGGGGGATGACTTCAACAGCTATCATGGTGGTTTAATTGCCTCTGTAACCTATTACTCTGGCAAAAAGCCAGTGAGTTATGTTGGAGATACATCAAATCCAAATGATATAAGAACAAAACATCTAAAAGAAGAAGGAAAAGAAATATTCAGAACAAAAATCATGAATCCAAAGTGGATTGAGGGAATGAAGAGGCATGGATATAAAGGAGCCGCTGACTTTTCAAAGTATGTTGATCATATGTTTGCATGGGATGCAACCTCTGGCATAATAGACGATTGGATGTATGAGAAGATTGCTGAGAAGTATGTGTTTGATAAAGATATGGAAGAGTTTTTTAAAGAAAATAATCCTTATGCTCTGCTAAATATAACTGAAAGGTTGTTGGAGGCAATAGAGAGAGGAATGTGGAAGGCAGATGAGGAGATGAAAGAGAAGTTAAGGAAGAAGTATTTAGAAATAGAGGGAATGATTGAGGAAAAACTATAA
- a CDS encoding antitoxin, with protein MSIVQSYITDEKGNIKGVILDYKTFKKIEELLLDYGLLKAMEEVENEEEIDLETAKKLLEQ; from the coding sequence ATGAGCATCGTTCAATCTTATATTACTGATGAAAAAGGAAATATCAAAGGAGTTATTTTAGATTATAAGACATTTAAGAAAATTGAAGAGTTGTTATTGGATTATGGGCTTTTAAAGGCTATGGAGGAAGTTGAGAATGAGGAAGAAATTGATTTAGAAACTGCTAAAAAGTTGTTAGAGCAGTGA
- a CDS encoding type II toxin-antitoxin system RelE family toxin: MKQWKYLLKKSFIKDLKELPKNIQEKIKKLVFEEIPNKNNPPEIPNVKKLKGADSYYRIRVGDYRIGFKYENGKIVFYRVLHRKQIYKRFP; the protein is encoded by the coding sequence GTGAAACAATGGAAGTATCTTTTAAAAAAATCTTTTATTAAAGATTTAAAGGAGTTACCTAAAAATATTCAAGAAAAGATTAAAAAATTAGTTTTTGAAGAGATTCCAAATAAAAATAATCCACCTGAAATTCCCAATGTAAAAAAGCTAAAAGGTGCAGATAGTTATTATCGAATTAGAGTTGGAGATTATAGAATTGGTTTTAAATATGAAAATGGAAAAATTGTGTTTTATAGAGTTCTACATAGAAAACAAATTTATAAAAGATTTCCATAA
- a CDS encoding antitoxin family protein has product MSEIIEVIYEDGVLKPLKPLKIKDKKRLKIKIVDDDVEEF; this is encoded by the coding sequence ATGTCAGAGATTATTGAGGTTATTTATGAGGATGGTGTTTTAAAGCCATTAAAACCATTAAAAATAAAGGATAAAAAGAGATTAAAAATTAAAATTGTTGATGATGATGTTGAAGAATTTTAA
- a CDS encoding VWA domain-containing protein, which translates to MGAMRRMEAAKGAIISLLLDAYQKRNKIGMIAFRKDKAELILPFTSSVELGEKLLKDLPTGGKTPLADAFIKSYEVFDREIRKNPNIIPIMIVISDFKPNVAVKEDYVKEVFDACEKIAEKGINVILIDTEPQSFIKIGIGKEIANRFGFKYYKIEELSKDKILDICKSLEINF; encoded by the coding sequence ATGGGAGCAATGAGAAGAATGGAAGCTGCTAAGGGGGCTATAATCTCTCTACTTTTAGATGCATATCAAAAGAGGAATAAAATTGGAATGATTGCATTTAGAAAGGATAAAGCTGAGTTAATCTTGCCATTCACATCTTCAGTAGAGTTGGGAGAGAAACTATTAAAAGATTTACCAACTGGAGGAAAAACACCTTTAGCTGATGCCTTTATTAAGAGTTATGAGGTCTTTGATAGAGAGATTAGAAAAAATCCAAATATTATCCCAATAATGATTGTAATTAGCGATTTCAAACCAAATGTAGCTGTTAAGGAGGATTATGTTAAAGAGGTTTTTGATGCATGTGAGAAGATAGCTGAAAAGGGCATTAACGTTATATTAATTGATACAGAACCACAATCATTTATAAAGATTGGGATTGGAAAGGAGATCGCTAATAGATTTGGATTTAAGTATTACAAAATAGAAGAGTTAAGCAAAGATAAAATCTTAGATATTTGTAAGAGTTTAGAAATTAACTTCTAA
- a CDS encoding ATP-binding protein: MQYIYPFTAIVGQEKMKKALILNAINPKIGGVLIRGEKGTAKSTAVRALADLLPEIEIVEGCPFNCDPNGNLCDICKEKKKRGELKTTKKKMKVVNLPIGATEDRVIGTLDIEKAIKEGIKALEPGILAEANRNILYIDEVNLLDDHIIDVLLDAAAMGWNIIEREGVKIKHPSRFILVGTMNPEEGELRPQILDRFGLMVDVEGLNDVKDRVEVIKRVEEFNENPEAFYKKFEEEQNKLRERIIKARELLNKVEISDDLLEFISKVCIELGIQTNRADITVVRTAKALAAYNGRTYVTIDDVKEAMELALPHRMRRKPFEPPQLNKEKLEQMINEFKQQNNKDNEEKEEHKDDDVKKNMMK, translated from the coding sequence ATGCAGTATATTTACCCATTTACAGCAATAGTTGGACAGGAAAAGATGAAAAAAGCATTGATCTTAAATGCAATAAATCCAAAGATTGGTGGTGTCTTAATTAGAGGAGAGAAAGGGACAGCGAAATCTACAGCAGTTAGGGCTTTGGCTGATTTACTCCCAGAGATTGAAATTGTTGAAGGATGTCCATTCAACTGCGACCCAAATGGAAACCTATGTGATATTTGCAAAGAAAAGAAAAAGAGAGGAGAGTTAAAAACTACAAAAAAGAAGATGAAAGTAGTTAATCTCCCAATTGGAGCTACTGAAGATAGGGTTATCGGAACATTGGATATAGAGAAGGCAATAAAAGAAGGAATTAAAGCATTAGAGCCAGGAATTTTAGCAGAGGCAAATAGAAATATCCTATACATTGATGAAGTTAATTTACTGGATGACCATATAATTGATGTTTTGTTGGATGCTGCAGCAATGGGTTGGAATATCATTGAGAGAGAAGGAGTTAAGATAAAGCATCCTTCAAGATTTATATTAGTAGGGACTATGAACCCAGAGGAGGGAGAGTTGAGACCTCAAATCTTAGATAGATTTGGTTTAATGGTTGATGTTGAAGGATTAAATGATGTTAAAGATAGGGTAGAGGTTATAAAGAGAGTTGAGGAATTCAACGAAAATCCAGAGGCATTTTATAAGAAATTTGAGGAAGAGCAGAACAAATTAAGAGAGAGGATAATTAAAGCAAGAGAGCTTTTAAATAAAGTTGAGATAAGTGATGACCTCTTAGAATTTATATCTAAAGTTTGTATTGAGTTAGGAATTCAGACAAATAGAGCAGATATAACCGTTGTTAGAACAGCTAAGGCGTTAGCTGCTTACAATGGACGAACTTATGTAACTATAGATGATGTTAAAGAGGCTATGGAGTTGGCTCTACCACATAGAATGAGAAGAAAGCCATTTGAACCTCCACAACTAAATAAAGAGAAGTTGGAGCAGATGATTAATGAATTTAAACAGCAAAATAATAAAGATAATGAAGAGAAAGAAGAGCATAAAGATGATGACGTAAAAAAAAACATGATGAAATAA
- a CDS encoding metallophosphoesterase family protein, producing MIAVISDIHSNLEALNAVLNDIKNRGIKKIFCLGDIVGYGANPNECVELIRDLNCLSVVGNHDYGVLGKESLDYFNKYGAIAILWTKKVIKNENLKFLDSLPLIIEENIKGKKVIFSHANPKHPEIWEYLFPDYVDDVFNYGDLIFVGHSHIPFVNSEEGNLLLHEGKIYLDEDKKYLINPGSVGQPRDGINKASYCIFDEKDFKIEIVRVEYDIKKAYEKIVKNRLPEWLGERLFLGR from the coding sequence ATGATTGCTGTAATTAGTGATATACATTCAAATTTAGAGGCATTAAATGCAGTTTTGAATGATATAAAAAATAGAGGTATTAAAAAAATCTTTTGTTTGGGAGATATTGTTGGTTATGGAGCTAATCCAAACGAATGCGTAGAATTAATAAGAGACCTCAACTGTTTAAGTGTAGTTGGAAATCATGATTATGGAGTTTTAGGAAAGGAGAGCTTAGATTACTTTAATAAATATGGGGCTATAGCAATACTATGGACTAAGAAGGTAATAAAAAATGAAAATCTAAAATTCTTGGATTCTCTACCTTTAATTATTGAAGAGAATATAAAGGGCAAAAAAGTTATCTTCTCACATGCAAATCCTAAGCATCCAGAGATTTGGGAATATCTATTTCCTGATTATGTTGATGATGTATTTAATTATGGAGATTTGATATTTGTTGGACATTCCCACATACCATTTGTAAATTCTGAAGAAGGCAATTTATTGCTTCATGAAGGAAAAATATACTTAGATGAGGATAAAAAGTATCTGATAAATCCGGGTAGTGTAGGACAGCCAAGGGATGGGATAAATAAGGCAAGCTACTGTATATTTGATGAAAAAGATTTCAAAATAGAGATTGTTAGGGTAGAATATGACATTAAAAAAGCTTATGAGAAGATTGTTAAAAATAGATTACCTGAATGGCTTGGTGAGAGGTTATTTTTAGGAAGATAA
- a CDS encoding preprotein translocase subunit Sec61beta, whose product MSKREETGLATSAGLIRYMDETFSKIRVKPEHVIGVTVAFVIIEAILTYGRFL is encoded by the coding sequence ATGAGCAAAAGAGAAGAAACTGGATTAGCAACAAGTGCTGGGCTAATAAGATACATGGATGAGACATTTTCAAAAATTAGAGTTAAGCCAGAACATGTAATTGGAGTTACTGTGGCGTTTGTTATTATTGAAGCAATTTTAACATACGGAAGATTTCTTTAA
- the coaBC gene encoding bifunctional phosphopantothenoylcysteine decarboxylase/phosphopantothenate--cysteine ligase CoaBC, whose amino-acid sequence MHPTKLLKGTKSKLLENKKILVAVTSSIAAIETPKLMRELIRHGAEVYCIITEETKKIIGKEALKFGCGNEVYEEITGDIEHILLYNECDCLLIYPATANIISKINLGIADNIVNTTALMFFGNKPIFIVPAMHENMFNAIKRHIDKLKEKDKIYIISPKFEEGKAKVANIEDVVKAVIEKIGNNLKKEGNRVLILNGGTVEFIDKVRVISNLSSGKMGVALAEAFCKEGFYVEVITAMGLEPPYYIKNHKVLTAKEMLNKAIELAKDFDIIISSAAISDFTVESFEGKLSSEEELILKLKRNPKVLEELRRIYKDKVIIGFKAEYNLDEKELINRAKERLNKYNLNMIIANDLSKHYFGDDYIEVYIITKYEVEKISGSKKEISERIVEKVKKLVKS is encoded by the coding sequence ATGCACCCAACTAAATTATTAAAAGGAACTAAATCAAAGCTCTTAGAGAATAAAAAAATCTTAGTTGCTGTAACTTCATCAATAGCGGCTATTGAAACACCAAAGTTAATGAGAGAATTGATAAGGCATGGAGCAGAGGTTTATTGCATCATTACAGAAGAGACAAAGAAGATTATAGGCAAAGAGGCATTAAAATTTGGTTGTGGAAATGAGGTTTATGAAGAGATAACTGGAGATATTGAGCATATCCTTTTATACAATGAATGTGATTGCCTTTTAATATATCCAGCAACAGCCAATATAATCTCAAAAATAAATTTAGGAATTGCAGATAATATTGTAAATACAACTGCCTTAATGTTTTTTGGAAATAAACCGATATTTATTGTCCCAGCAATGCATGAAAATATGTTCAATGCAATTAAAAGACATATAGATAAGCTTAAAGAGAAAGATAAAATTTATATCATATCTCCAAAGTTTGAAGAAGGGAAGGCAAAAGTAGCAAATATTGAGGATGTTGTTAAAGCAGTTATTGAAAAAATCGGAAATAACTTAAAAAAAGAAGGAAATAGAGTTTTAATATTAAACGGAGGGACTGTTGAGTTTATAGACAAAGTTAGAGTTATATCTAATTTATCATCTGGAAAAATGGGTGTTGCTTTAGCTGAAGCTTTTTGCAAAGAAGGATTTTATGTTGAGGTTATAACCGCTATGGGTTTAGAGCCACCTTATTATATAAAAAATCATAAGGTTTTAACAGCTAAGGAGATGTTAAATAAAGCTATTGAGTTGGCTAAGGACTTTGATATAATTATTTCATCGGCAGCAATATCTGATTTTACTGTTGAGAGTTTTGAAGGTAAGCTAAGTTCTGAAGAAGAGCTAATATTAAAGTTAAAGAGAAATCCTAAAGTTTTAGAAGAGTTAAGAAGGATTTATAAGGATAAGGTAATTATTGGATTTAAAGCAGAATACAATTTAGATGAAAAGGAACTTATAAATAGGGCTAAGGAGCGACTAAATAAATACAATTTAAATATGATTATAGCCAATGATTTAAGTAAGCACTATTTTGGAGATGATTATATCGAGGTTTATATTATAACAAAATATGAAGTTGAGAAAATCTCTGGATCTAAAAAGGAAATTTCCGAAAGAATTGTTGAAAAAGTTAAAAAATTGGTGAAATCATGA